From a region of the Basfia succiniciproducens genome:
- the rpsU gene encoding 30S ribosomal protein S21: MPVIKVRENESFDVALRRFKRSCEKAGILAEVRSREFYEKPTTIRKRENATRAKRHAKRVARENARNTRLY; the protein is encoded by the coding sequence ATGCCAGTAATTAAAGTACGTGAAAACGAATCATTTGACGTTGCATTACGTCGTTTTAAACGCTCTTGCGAAAAAGCGGGTATCTTAGCAGAAGTTCGCAGCCGTGAATTCTATGAGAAACCGACTACAATTCGTAAACGTGAGAACGCGACTCGTGCAAAACGCCACGCTAAACGCGTAGCTCGTGAAAATGCTCGTAATACACGTTTATATTAA
- the dnaG gene encoding DNA primase — protein MGVPIPRSFINDILAKADIVDVVNSRVKLKKAGTNNYQACCPFHHEKTPSFTVSKNKQFYHCFGCGAHGNAIGFLMEYDKLEFLEAVEELANFLGLEVPREAGSDKKFEKSQPHYQNKRNLYELMHDIAEFYRQQLPHSIPAQAYLQKRGLSEEVIERFAIGFVPDSFNAVLRRFGTTKAEQQKLFDLGMLSRNDRGDIYDRFRNRIMFPIRDRRGRTIAFGGRVLTDERPKYLNSPETLTYHKGNEIYGLYEALQINDLPEMLLVVEGYMDVVALAQFGVNYAVASLGTATTAEQIQLIFRASEQIVCCYDGDRAGREAAWRALENALPYLQDGRQLKFVFLPDGEDPDTYIRQYGKDAFEDYIQKALSLSDFMFTHLIEQVDLSSKEGKSKLAALAVPLIKRIPGQMLRLYLRNILAQKLGIIDQTQLESLIPSKIEQPETAIEKSPAVKRTPMRLLIGLLLQNPQLAQLDYDLEPLKSLNEPGFELFYALTKLCRDNMGITMGQILEYWRDSQYSKPLEILAIWDHLVTDDKIQETFLETLLYLYVRFTDQNIERLIAKDRSTGLSPEEKQELAQLLARPQQNNS, from the coding sequence ATGGGCGTTCCGATTCCCCGTTCATTCATTAACGATATACTGGCTAAAGCTGATATAGTGGATGTAGTCAATTCACGGGTAAAACTCAAAAAAGCCGGCACGAATAATTATCAGGCTTGCTGCCCTTTTCATCATGAGAAAACCCCTTCTTTTACCGTAAGTAAAAATAAACAATTTTATCATTGTTTCGGCTGTGGTGCCCATGGTAATGCTATCGGTTTTTTGATGGAATACGACAAACTCGAATTTCTGGAAGCGGTGGAAGAACTGGCTAATTTCCTCGGTTTAGAGGTTCCCCGCGAAGCCGGCAGTGATAAAAAATTCGAGAAATCTCAACCGCACTATCAAAATAAACGCAATCTTTATGAATTGATGCATGATATTGCCGAGTTTTACCGGCAGCAATTGCCTCATAGTATTCCCGCTCAAGCCTATTTGCAGAAGCGGGGATTGTCGGAAGAAGTCATCGAACGTTTTGCCATTGGTTTTGTACCCGACAGTTTTAATGCGGTGTTACGCCGTTTCGGTACCACAAAAGCGGAACAGCAAAAATTATTTGATTTAGGTATGCTTTCCCGCAACGATCGCGGTGATATTTATGATCGTTTCCGTAACCGAATTATGTTTCCTATTCGTGATCGTCGGGGTAGAACCATCGCTTTCGGCGGACGGGTTTTAACTGATGAGCGGCCGAAATATCTGAATTCGCCGGAAACGCTGACTTACCATAAAGGTAATGAAATTTACGGGCTGTATGAGGCGCTGCAAATCAACGATTTGCCTGAAATGCTGCTGGTTGTGGAGGGCTATATGGATGTAGTGGCGCTGGCGCAGTTCGGGGTAAATTATGCTGTTGCTTCATTGGGTACTGCAACTACTGCAGAGCAGATTCAACTGATATTCAGAGCATCGGAACAGATTGTCTGTTGCTATGACGGCGACCGAGCGGGACGGGAAGCAGCATGGCGGGCGTTAGAGAATGCCTTGCCTTATTTACAGGATGGTCGTCAGTTAAAATTTGTTTTTCTGCCCGACGGCGAAGACCCGGATACCTATATCCGCCAATACGGAAAAGATGCTTTTGAGGACTATATTCAAAAAGCGCTTTCGTTAAGCGATTTTATGTTTACGCATTTGATCGAACAGGTTGATCTTTCCAGTAAAGAGGGGAAAAGTAAGCTTGCCGCTTTAGCCGTGCCGTTGATTAAACGGATTCCGGGGCAAATGCTGCGTTTATATTTGCGCAATATTCTGGCGCAAAAACTGGGGATTATCGATCAAACCCAATTAGAAAGCTTAATTCCAAGCAAGATTGAACAACCGGAAACAGCGATTGAAAAAAGTCCTGCGGTTAAACGTACGCCGATGCGTCTGTTAATCGGTTTGTTGCTGCAAAATCCGCAATTGGCACAGTTAGATTATGATTTAGAGCCGTTAAAAAGCCTAAATGAGCCGGGATTCGAGCTGTTTTATGCATTAACAAAATTATGTCGTGACAATATGGGGATTACCATGGGGCAAATTCTTGAGTATTGGCGAGACTCACAATACAGTAAGCCCCTTGAAATTTTAGCGATTTGGGATCATTTAGTAACGGATGATAAAATCCAGGAAACATTTTTGGAAACCTTGCTTTATCTTTATGTCCGGTTTACGGATCAAAATATCGAAAGGTTGATTGCTAAGGATCGTAGTACCGGTTTATCCCCTGAGGAAAAACAAGAGCTGGCACAATTATTAGCCCGACCACAACAAAATAATAGTTAA
- a CDS encoding thymidine kinase: protein MAKLYFYYSTMNAGKSTTLLQSAYNYNERNMNTLVYTAAIDDRFGAGRVTSRIGISQQAKLFNRESNLFEEIKRHLASEKLHCILIDEAQFLTKQQVYQLTDVVDLLNIPVLCYGLRTDFQAELFEGSQYLLAWADQLEELKTICHCGRKANFVLRLNERGDVVKDGEQIQIGGNERYLSVCRFHFKQKTGKLHN, encoded by the coding sequence ATGGCAAAACTTTATTTTTACTATTCAACAATGAATGCAGGGAAATCCACTACCCTGCTGCAATCCGCCTATAACTATAACGAGCGCAATATGAACACCTTGGTTTATACCGCGGCGATTGACGATCGCTTTGGCGCCGGCAGGGTAACATCCCGCATCGGCATTAGCCAACAAGCTAAATTATTCAATAGAGAAAGCAATCTATTTGAAGAAATAAAAAGGCATTTAGCTTCGGAAAAACTCCATTGCATCCTCATTGACGAAGCGCAGTTTCTGACCAAACAACAGGTTTATCAGCTAACTGATGTAGTTGACCTATTGAATATCCCTGTGCTTTGTTATGGCTTGCGTACGGATTTTCAGGCTGAATTATTTGAAGGAAGCCAATATTTGTTAGCCTGGGCGGATCAATTGGAAGAACTGAAAACCATTTGCCATTGCGGTCGCAAAGCGAACTTTGTGCTGCGTTTAAACGAGCGGGGCGATGTGGTCAAAGACGGCGAGCAAATCCAAATCGGCGGCAATGAGCGCTATTTATCGGTATGCCGTTTCCATTTCAAACAAAAAACGGGCAAACTGCATAATTAA
- a CDS encoding entericidin A/B family lipoprotein encodes MKKIMALLVAGAFIFTLSACETTKGVGKDIQNAGQKMEQVFN; translated from the coding sequence ATGAAAAAGATTATGGCATTATTAGTCGCCGGTGCGTTTATTTTCACTTTATCGGCTTGTGAAACCACAAAAGGCGTGGGTAAGGATATCCAAAATGCCGGTCAAAAAATGGAGCAAGTATTCAATTAA
- the tsaD gene encoding tRNA (adenosine(37)-N6)-threonylcarbamoyltransferase complex transferase subunit TsaD, with translation MRILGIETSCDETGVAIYDEDKGLIANQLYTQIALHADYGGVVPELASRDHIRKTAPLIEAALQEANLTAKDIDGIAYTCGPGLVGALLVGSTIARSLAYAWNVPAVGVHHMEGHLLAPMLEDADNRPQFPFIALLVSGGHTQLVKVEGVGKYEVMGESIDDAAGEAFDKTAKLLGLDYPGGAALSRLAEKGSAGRFVFPKPMTDRPGLDFSFSGLKTFAANTINQAIKNEGELSEQTKADIAHAFQTAVVETLAIKCKRALKETGYKRLVIAGGVSANKQLRQGLANLMDDLKGRVFYPAPQFCTDNGAMISYVGYLRLKHGERADLAIEVKPRWPMIELEAI, from the coding sequence ATGCGAATCTTAGGAATCGAAACATCTTGCGACGAGACGGGCGTCGCTATTTACGATGAAGACAAAGGGCTGATTGCCAACCAGCTTTATACGCAAATTGCGCTGCACGCCGATTACGGCGGCGTTGTGCCCGAACTTGCTTCGCGCGATCATATCCGAAAAACCGCTCCGTTAATTGAAGCTGCATTGCAGGAAGCGAATTTAACCGCAAAAGATATCGACGGCATTGCCTATACCTGCGGTCCGGGATTAGTGGGTGCGTTATTGGTCGGTTCCACCATCGCCCGTTCGCTCGCCTATGCCTGGAACGTGCCTGCTGTCGGCGTTCATCATATGGAGGGACATTTATTGGCGCCGATGTTGGAAGATGCCGACAACAGACCGCAATTTCCCTTTATTGCGCTGCTTGTTTCCGGCGGTCATACCCAATTAGTCAAAGTTGAGGGTGTCGGCAAATATGAAGTAATGGGCGAAAGCATTGATGATGCCGCCGGCGAAGCCTTTGATAAAACGGCGAAATTATTGGGCTTGGATTATCCTGGCGGTGCGGCGCTTTCCCGTTTGGCGGAAAAAGGCAGTGCCGGACGTTTTGTTTTTCCGAAACCAATGACGGATCGCCCCGGATTGGATTTCAGCTTTTCGGGTTTGAAAACCTTTGCCGCCAATACCATTAATCAGGCAATTAAAAACGAAGGCGAACTCAGCGAGCAGACGAAAGCGGATATTGCCCATGCCTTCCAAACCGCCGTAGTGGAAACTCTTGCGATAAAATGCAAACGCGCGTTAAAGGAAACCGGTTATAAACGTTTAGTGATCGCCGGCGGAGTAAGTGCCAATAAACAGCTTCGTCAAGGGCTTGCAAACCTGATGGACGATTTAAAAGGACGGGTCTTTTATCCCGCCCCGCAATTTTGTACGGATAACGGCGCAATGATTTCTTATGTGGGTTATCTGCGTTTGAAACACGGCGAACGCGCCGACCTTGCTATCGAAGTGAAACCTCGCTGGCCGATGATCGAACTTGAAGCAATTTAG